Proteins encoded together in one Aminipila butyrica window:
- a CDS encoding tyrosine-type recombinase/integrase: MKTQSTFEEHLRKNNLSENTIASYLWTVEFYHSHYQSLSKENLLAYKGYLTEFFRPKTVNLRIQAMNKYLKFRGKEQLQLKSVKVQQKNFLENVISDGDYAFLKKQLKKDGNLDWYFLVWYLGATGARISELIQIKAEHVQLGYFDLYTKGGKVRRLYIPKKLKKESLLWLEEADRSSGYLFLNRFGQRITPRGIAQQLKTFADKYGLDKRVIYPHSFRHRYAKNFLEAYNDIALLADLMGHESIETTRIYLRRTASEQQALVDQVVTW, translated from the coding sequence ATGAAGACACAATCTACCTTTGAAGAGCACTTAAGAAAAAATAATCTCTCGGAAAACACCATCGCCTCGTACCTATGGACCGTGGAATTCTATCACTCTCACTATCAGAGCCTGAGCAAGGAAAACTTGCTGGCCTACAAAGGCTATTTGACGGAGTTTTTTAGGCCCAAAACCGTCAATCTGAGAATACAAGCCATGAATAAATATTTAAAATTTCGTGGGAAAGAGCAGTTGCAATTAAAATCTGTCAAGGTTCAGCAAAAAAACTTTTTAGAGAATGTAATCAGTGACGGAGACTATGCTTTTTTAAAGAAGCAGTTAAAGAAGGATGGGAATTTAGACTGGTACTTTCTGGTATGGTACCTGGGAGCTACAGGCGCGAGAATCAGTGAGCTGATTCAAATTAAAGCAGAACATGTTCAGCTAGGCTATTTTGACTTGTACACAAAGGGAGGCAAGGTACGCAGACTGTACATACCTAAAAAATTAAAAAAAGAGTCACTGCTGTGGCTGGAGGAAGCAGACCGTTCCTCTGGCTATTTGTTTTTGAACCGTTTTGGTCAGCGAATTACCCCTCGAGGAATCGCTCAGCAGTTAAAGACTTTTGCAGACAAGTATGGCTTGGATAAGCGCGTCATCTACCCCCATTCCTTCCGCCACCGCTACGCCAAGAATTTTCTAGAGGCTTATAATGACATTGCCTTACTGGCGGACCTGATGGGGCATGAGAGCATTGAAACCACTCGAATCTACCTACGCCGTACTGCCAGTGAACAGCAGGCTTTGGTAGATCAAGTGGTTACATGGTAA
- a CDS encoding class I SAM-dependent DNA methyltransferase, producing MNNRELVNSLWNLCHVLRDDGITYHQYVTELTYLLFLKLAKETGAEEAIPAVYRWDQLVSQKTGELKVFYYRLLTALGTGENERIRQIYEGARSSIEEEANLSKIVYQMDCLDWYSAKEEGLGQLYEGLLEKNAGEKKSGAGQYFTPRVLIDVLIQLTDPQLGERCCDPACGTFGFMTAAHRYIEEQNGGLTGMTREQQEFQKKEAFTGGELVRDTHRLALMNAALHQLDSAVQLGDTLSLMGQSMKGYDVVLTNPPFGSKKGGERSARTDLTYPTGNKQLDFLQHIYGSLRWDKETARAAVVLPDNVLFADAYGELIRRELMETCNLHTILRLPVGIFYAQGVKTNVLFFQRGKKDCQKTQEVWIYDLRQNMPAFNKSNPLKKEYFEDFIQCYCSGHMGDRQETYSRENPRGRWRKYSYEEILQRPRVNLDITWIADSKDMEEESLSNLLGEMEAAAGQMNVAIAALKELMAEVEEQI from the coding sequence ATGAATAACCGGGAGCTGGTGAACAGCCTCTGGAATCTGTGTCACGTATTGCGGGATGACGGCATCACTTACCACCAGTACGTGACAGAACTGACTTACCTGTTGTTTTTAAAGCTTGCCAAAGAGACTGGAGCTGAAGAGGCTATCCCGGCGGTATACCGCTGGGATCAGCTGGTCAGCCAGAAGACAGGCGAATTAAAAGTCTTTTACTACCGTTTGTTAACCGCTTTAGGTACTGGGGAGAATGAACGTATTAGACAGATTTATGAGGGAGCTCGATCCAGCATCGAAGAAGAAGCCAACCTGAGTAAAATTGTTTATCAAATGGATTGCTTGGATTGGTATAGTGCTAAAGAGGAAGGGCTGGGGCAGTTGTATGAAGGTTTGCTGGAAAAGAACGCCGGAGAGAAAAAGTCGGGGGCAGGTCAATATTTTACGCCTCGAGTATTGATAGATGTTCTGATTCAGCTAACCGACCCTCAGCTGGGTGAACGGTGCTGCGATCCGGCCTGTGGCACTTTTGGCTTTATGACAGCAGCCCATCGTTACATAGAAGAGCAAAATGGCGGCTTGACAGGAATGACAAGGGAGCAGCAGGAATTTCAAAAAAAAGAAGCATTTACCGGCGGTGAGCTGGTACGAGACACTCATCGATTAGCCTTGATGAACGCCGCTTTACATCAGCTGGATAGTGCTGTTCAGCTAGGAGATACCCTGTCCCTTATGGGTCAATCCATGAAAGGATATGATGTGGTGCTGACCAATCCCCCCTTTGGCAGTAAGAAGGGAGGCGAGCGAAGTGCCAGAACAGACTTGACCTATCCTACCGGCAACAAACAGCTAGACTTTTTACAGCACATTTACGGTTCTTTGAGATGGGATAAAGAAACTGCCAGAGCCGCGGTGGTGCTGCCGGACAATGTGTTGTTTGCCGACGCTTACGGCGAGCTGATTCGCCGAGAACTGATGGAGACCTGCAACCTACATACTATTCTGAGGCTGCCTGTGGGAATCTTCTACGCTCAGGGCGTTAAGACTAATGTGTTGTTTTTTCAAAGGGGAAAGAAGGATTGCCAAAAAACCCAAGAGGTATGGATTTATGACCTGCGCCAGAATATGCCGGCCTTTAACAAGAGCAACCCGCTGAAAAAAGAATATTTTGAGGACTTTATTCAGTGCTATTGTTCAGGTCATATGGGGGATCGGCAGGAAACTTATAGCCGAGAAAACCCAAGAGGCCGTTGGCGAAAGTATTCCTATGAAGAAATTTTGCAGCGGCCCAGAGTAAACCTGGATATTACCTGGATAGCTGACAGCAAAGATATGGAAGAGGAGAGCCTGTCAAACTTGTTAGGGGAAATGGAGGCAGCAGCAGGCCAGATGAATGTGGCCATCGCAGCGTTGAAAGAATTGATGGCAGAAGTGGAGGAGCAAATATGA
- a CDS encoding methyl-accepting chemotaxis protein — MKNTETVGRSKGLDRMVRNLPVRRKLILGFAVILLLMFISTILSGVNLNRIYSQVQRYEQEALPNTVSIWTIRRYNLSLQRYAALMFTTTDNEKRADYIEKLTSEQTGLSVALTEFKKNYKTSEEVLQELNAIMMVNNEAKDEIIRMAKQNTAEADIRGREVLVNEYVPNAVKVDDVINVAAEHIDSQMQKLNKEAAAAMRVSILILMSAFIASIFFAITVIRLIARSIMNPVKEIEKVFGDMSRGHLQSTVSYEGEDELGHMADTIRRTNRMLVAYIQDISDKLTLLAGGNMCLEVDLEYLGDFDTIKQAINGTIQALNQTLAAIQISADQVGSGAIQIASASQGLASGSTEQASAIQELSTSVGKIEREARQNAENVRKTSEYVEQTANSIQEGNAHMQSLNGAMREISISSEKISDITKVIEDIAFQTNILALNAAIEAARAGHAGKGFAVVANEVRNLAGKSAEAAQQTAMLIDKSASTVAHGEQLAIKTARLLEAVAGKAQLIEQSTRQIETASSDQVSAIEEVTSNLSQLSAVVQTNAASAEESSASSEELSAQAQMLRDEVSKFSLKRQL; from the coding sequence ATGAAAAACACTGAAACAGTTGGCCGAAGTAAAGGGCTTGACAGGATGGTGCGGAACCTTCCTGTCCGAAGAAAATTAATCTTGGGGTTTGCGGTAATCTTGCTGCTGATGTTTATTTCTACCATACTATCTGGGGTGAATCTGAACCGAATATATTCTCAGGTACAGCGATATGAACAGGAGGCCCTGCCCAATACGGTAAGCATTTGGACCATCCGGCGGTATAATTTGTCTTTGCAGCGCTATGCGGCACTGATGTTCACCACCACCGATAACGAAAAGCGGGCCGATTACATAGAAAAGCTGACCTCTGAGCAAACAGGTCTGAGCGTAGCCTTGACTGAGTTTAAGAAAAATTACAAGACCTCGGAGGAGGTTCTCCAAGAACTGAATGCCATCATGATGGTCAACAATGAAGCCAAGGATGAAATCATACGGATGGCCAAGCAAAACACCGCAGAAGCCGATATACGGGGGAGGGAAGTGCTGGTCAATGAGTACGTGCCTAATGCTGTTAAAGTAGACGATGTAATCAATGTAGCCGCTGAGCATATTGACTCTCAAATGCAGAAGCTGAATAAAGAGGCTGCTGCTGCCATGAGGGTATCTATCCTAATTTTGATGAGTGCCTTCATTGCTTCAATCTTCTTTGCGATAACGGTTATCCGTCTGATCGCTCGGTCCATCATGAATCCGGTTAAGGAAATTGAAAAAGTATTTGGGGATATGTCCCGGGGCCACCTTCAAAGTACCGTTTCCTATGAAGGGGAAGATGAGTTGGGGCATATGGCGGACACCATTCGGAGGACCAATCGCATGTTAGTCGCCTATATACAGGACATTTCCGACAAACTGACTTTGTTGGCTGGTGGAAATATGTGTTTAGAGGTGGACTTGGAATACCTAGGTGATTTTGATACTATTAAGCAAGCTATAAATGGAACCATTCAAGCCCTGAACCAGACTTTGGCAGCTATTCAGATTTCTGCCGACCAAGTGGGGAGTGGGGCTATACAGATTGCTAGTGCCTCACAAGGGTTGGCTTCTGGGTCCACAGAGCAGGCTTCTGCTATTCAAGAACTGAGCACTTCTGTAGGAAAGATTGAACGGGAGGCTCGGCAAAATGCAGAAAATGTCCGAAAGACCTCTGAATATGTGGAGCAGACGGCAAACAGCATCCAGGAGGGAAATGCACACATGCAAAGTTTAAACGGTGCTATGCGAGAGATTAGCATCTCATCCGAGAAGATTTCAGATATTACCAAGGTTATTGAGGACATTGCTTTCCAGACTAACATTTTGGCCCTGAACGCAGCTATTGAAGCGGCTCGAGCGGGGCATGCAGGGAAAGGCTTTGCGGTGGTTGCTAATGAAGTGCGAAATCTGGCGGGCAAGTCGGCAGAAGCGGCGCAGCAGACTGCTATGCTAATTGACAAGTCTGCCAGTACGGTGGCTCATGGCGAGCAGCTGGCCATAAAGACGGCTAGGCTTTTGGAGGCTGTGGCAGGAAAGGCGCAATTGATTGAGCAGTCTACCAGGCAGATTGAAACGGCTTCCAGCGATCAAGTATCGGCTATTGAAGAAGTTACAAGCAACCTGTCTCAACTCTCTGCGGTTGTACAAACCAATGCAGCTTCTGCCGAGGAAAGTTCGGCTTCTAGCGAGGAGCTATCCGCTCAAGCGCAGATGTTGCGGGATGAAGTTTCTAAGTTTTCTTTAAAAAGACAGCTATAG
- the nth gene encoding endonuclease III, with protein sequence MKFTKQKIKKLLDKLEEMYPEADCALHFQTIFQLLVAVVLSAQTTDKSVNLVTADLFAKYPDASSLVQVPEEELQNILRRIGMYKTKSRNVLALCHTLIEKYDGQVPEDYDKLVELPGVGRKTANVVLSVGFGHQRIAVDTHVFRVSNRLGLVHEKDVLKTELALMELLPENRWSRTHHSLIFHGRYCCDARKPKCEVCGVSEFCEHFRAK encoded by the coding sequence ATGAAATTTACCAAACAAAAGATAAAAAAATTATTAGATAAATTAGAAGAGATGTATCCGGAGGCGGACTGCGCCTTGCACTTTCAGACCATATTCCAGCTGCTGGTGGCCGTTGTCCTCTCTGCCCAGACCACCGATAAAAGCGTAAACCTGGTTACCGCAGACCTGTTTGCGAAGTATCCCGATGCGTCTTCCCTGGTTCAAGTGCCAGAAGAGGAATTGCAGAATATTCTCCGGCGAATTGGCATGTATAAGACCAAATCAAGAAACGTGCTGGCCCTATGTCATACCTTAATTGAAAAATATGATGGACAAGTTCCCGAAGATTACGACAAGCTGGTGGAACTGCCCGGTGTAGGCCGCAAGACAGCTAATGTAGTCCTTTCAGTAGGGTTCGGTCACCAGCGCATCGCTGTGGACACTCATGTTTTTCGGGTTTCTAACCGCTTAGGCCTGGTACACGAAAAAGATGTGTTGAAGACAGAGCTAGCCCTCATGGAGCTCCTACCGGAGAACAGATGGTCCCGAACTCACCACAGTCTAATCTTTCACGGCCGCTACTGCTGCGACGCCAGAAAGCCCAAATGTGAAGTCTGCGGCGTGTCTGAATTCTGTGAGCACTTTCGAGCTAAGTAG
- a CDS encoding RCC1 domain-containing protein produces MKKRILSIFLSLMIFICCFSVGGVLTPAYGLEKSSENFISCGLGMTTVLKSDGTVWIWGINDFSDFGLKPNGKPTQIQGLTDVTAVSVGWYHAIALKRDGTVWMWGRDIDDARGSVNPVKVEGLSDIISISTNLAGSLAIKKDGTVWSWDTWISGDGTKEEHVTPMKIPNLIDAVSISMGALNAFVVKKDGTVWGWGENYFGKLGDGTTMNQYMPVQVKGLSDIQCISAGDTHTLALKKDGTVWGWGYNTMGELAIDTFEYRNKPAQINGLKDIIAVSAGDSYSMALCKDGTIWSWGDNLYGKLGRGSSDEELQDSPRPACIDSLHDVIAISAGSDHAIALKKDGSLWNWGNLDGSEEGVATPTAVSISLGLQEVNTSFDTNSSFQAVPIKSKVLVNGKEVGFEAYNIGGYNYFKLRDIAMSINGTASQFDVAWDKEKNAISLLNRKVYTPVGSELSKSRGTTAKNAILSSSKLYVDSKEINLVAYNIAGNNYFKLREIGEKLGFSVNWDSTQNVIKIESESN; encoded by the coding sequence ATGAAGAAACGTATTTTATCCATTTTTTTATCGTTGATGATATTCATATGTTGTTTCAGCGTGGGTGGAGTTTTAACCCCGGCTTATGGATTGGAAAAATCATCTGAAAATTTTATTTCATGTGGCCTGGGGATGACTACTGTTCTTAAAAGTGATGGGACAGTATGGATTTGGGGAATTAATGACTTCTCTGACTTTGGTTTAAAGCCAAACGGTAAACCTACACAGATTCAAGGATTGACAGATGTAACAGCAGTCTCTGTAGGATGGTATCATGCCATAGCCTTAAAAAGAGATGGGACTGTGTGGATGTGGGGAAGAGATATTGATGATGCTAGAGGAAGCGTGAATCCGGTAAAAGTTGAAGGACTTTCTGATATTATTTCAATATCGACTAATCTGGCAGGCTCATTGGCGATTAAGAAGGATGGTACAGTTTGGTCTTGGGACACTTGGATTTCGGGAGATGGGACAAAAGAAGAACATGTTACTCCTATGAAGATACCAAACCTCATTGATGCGGTTTCCATATCAATGGGCGCTTTAAATGCTTTTGTAGTCAAAAAAGATGGAACGGTGTGGGGCTGGGGTGAAAATTACTTTGGAAAACTGGGGGATGGAACTACAATGAATCAATATATGCCAGTTCAAGTGAAAGGGTTATCAGATATTCAATGCATTTCAGCCGGAGATACTCATACCTTGGCACTGAAAAAAGATGGCACGGTATGGGGGTGGGGATATAATACTATGGGAGAACTTGCGATAGATACATTTGAGTATAGAAACAAGCCTGCTCAAATAAATGGATTAAAGGATATTATTGCAGTTTCAGCTGGAGATAGTTACTCAATGGCACTTTGTAAGGATGGAACTATATGGAGCTGGGGAGATAATCTATATGGAAAACTTGGCAGAGGTTCATCAGATGAAGAACTTCAAGATTCGCCTAGACCTGCCTGCATTGATTCACTGCATGATGTGATTGCTATTTCAGCAGGGAGCGATCATGCTATCGCATTAAAGAAAGACGGCAGCTTATGGAATTGGGGAAATCTAGATGGCTCGGAAGAAGGAGTGGCCACGCCTACGGCGGTTTCAATTAGTTTAGGCTTACAGGAAGTCAACACCTCATTTGATACGAATTCCTCTTTTCAAGCAGTACCTATCAAATCAAAAGTGTTAGTGAACGGCAAAGAAGTTGGATTTGAAGCTTATAATATTGGAGGATATAATTACTTTAAACTTCGAGATATAGCAATGTCCATCAATGGTACTGCAAGCCAATTTGATGTCGCTTGGGATAAAGAGAAGAATGCTATCAGTTTGTTAAATAGAAAAGTTTACACACCGGTTGGCAGTGAACTTTCAAAGAGCAGAGGAACTACTGCTAAAAATGCAATTTTGTCATCATCAAAGTTATATGTTGATAGTAAAGAGATTAACCTTGTAGCATATAATATTGCTGGCAACAACTATTTTAAGTTAAGGGAAATAGGGGAAAAATTAGGATTTAGTGTTAATTGGGATTCTACACAGAATGTAATAAAAATTGAATCTGAGAGTAATTAG